Proteins encoded in a region of the Nicotiana tomentosiformis chromosome 9, ASM39032v3, whole genome shotgun sequence genome:
- the LOC104115433 gene encoding protein MID1-COMPLEMENTING ACTIVITY 1-like has product MATWEHFGEVANFAQLAGLDAVRLIGMIVKAASTARMHKKNCRQFAQHLKLIGNLLEQLKITELKKYPETREPLEYLEDALRRSYMLVHSCHDRSYLYLLAMGWNIVYQFRKAQNEIDQYLKIIPLITLVDNARVRERFEIIEKDQCEYTLEAEDMKVQEVILKREPSKHDTVVLKKTLSRSYPSMPINEAIQKENEKLQLELQRSQANLDVSHCEFIQHLLEVTEVVASESLSEKSSPTKPTKKLEHSHSDVNSDKEHNDRSYTKSDEKQSTSRITSSVSSQRELLSSKGSDRYDEWHSDLLGCCSEPLLCIKTCFFPCGTFSKVASAAADRHISSADACNELMAYSLILSCCCYTCCIRKKLRKKLNITGGIIDDFLSHLMCCCCALVQELREVEIRGAHGTGKTKTSPPPSQFMES; this is encoded by the exons ATGGCAACGTGGGAACACTTTGGGGAAGTTGCAAACTTTGCCCAGCTTGCTGGCCTTGATGCAGTGAGGCTAATTGGGATGATTGTAAAAGCTGCAAGCACAGCTCGGATGCACAAGAAGAACTGTAGGCAGTTCGCGCAGCATCTCAAGTTGATCGGGAATTTATTGGAGCAGCTTAAGATTACAGAACTCAAGAAGTATCCCGAAACCCGCGAGCCATTGGAATATCTTGAAGATGCATTAAGGAGGTCTTATATGTTGGTCCACAGCTGCCACGATAGGAGCTATCTTTATCTGTTGGCTATGGGATGGAACATTGTTTACCAGTTCCGGAAGGCTCAGAATGAGATTGACCAATATTTGAAGATCATCCCTCTTATCACGCTGGTGGATAATGCTCGAGTCAGG GAGAGATTTGAAATCATTGAGAAGGACCAGTGTGAATACACTTTGGAGGCTGAAGACATGAAGGTGCAAGAAGTCATTTTGAAACGAGAGCCCTCTAAACATGATACAGTAGTGTTGAAGAAGACCCTTTCTCGTTCCTACCCAAGCATGCCTATCAATGAGGCAATTCAAAAGGAGAATGAAAAGCTTCAGCTGGAACTGCAACGTTCACAAGCTAATTTGGATGTAAGTCACTGTGAATTCATTCAGCATCTTCTCGAAGTCACAGAGGTAGTTGCATCTGAATCTCTTTCTGAGAAGAGTTCACCCACCAAGCCTACCAAAAAGTTAGAGCATAGTCACTCAGATGTCAATAGTGACAAGGAACACAATGATAGAAGTTATACAAAGAGCGATGAGAAACAGTCAACTTCAAG AATCACTTCATCAGTTTCATCTCAGCGTGAACTGCTGTCTTCAAAGGGTTCAGATCGATATGACGAGTGGCATTCAGATCTGTTGGGCTGCTGTTCAGAACCTCTCTTAT GCATTAAAACCTGTTTCTTTCCTTGTGGTACATTTTCTAAAGTTGCCAGTGCTGCAGCTGACAGGCATATAT CTTCAGCAGATGCCTGTAATGAATTAATGGCTTACTCATTGATACTGTCCTGCTGTTGTTACACTTGCTGCATCAGAAAGAAGCTACGGAAAAAGCTAAACATCACG gGAGGCATTATAGATGATTTTCTCTCACACTTAATGTGCTGTTGCTGTGCTCTTGTCCAAGAATTGCGTGAAGTGGAGATACGTGGGGCTCATG GTACAGGGAAGACGAAAACAAGTCCCCCGCCTTCTCAATTTATGGAATCCTAA